Proteins found in one Salvelinus alpinus chromosome 11, SLU_Salpinus.1, whole genome shotgun sequence genomic segment:
- the LOC139533692 gene encoding gastrula zinc finger protein XlCGF57.1-like isoform X2, with amino-acid sequence MNPLSTDRAMAARTDHQIILDSLQLSLGVSEEEVTPEQQHCEQEWSPSLGQENPELPQIKEEQEELRTSQEEEQLQGLEADIIEFKFTPSCVKSECDQEDPLQPFTSPQTQTVENRESDPKQVDLTPFVTVTHLKGLYIPCDPPDNQNNTSGQSSAVSSGPAALDSSPSLDPNPPLDSSPSLDPSPSLDPNQSMVEHCFKPSTMSRKTHRCRDCGEMFAMKADLQRHVTLFKRPSECRFCKINYNSTCKLKAHVRLCHSGKPYTSPVCGKTFTLKGDLSKHIKTHMGDKSFKCGDCGKSFNQKWTLRKHKLTHTGEKPFICGECGKSFYQKGDLSRHIRTHTGEKLFLCGDCGKSFNLKGNLRKHKLTHTGEKPFLCDDCGKSFSQKGTLRKHELTHTGEKPFICGDCGKSFSQKGTLRKHELTHTGEKPFSCDDRGKSFTQKSNM; translated from the exons ATGAACCCACTCTCAACAGACCGAGCTATggctgcaaggactgaccatcaaaTCATTTTAG acTCCTTGCAGCTATCTCTCGGTGTCTCTGAAGAGGAGGTTACCCCTGAGCAGCAGCACTGTGAGCAGGAGTGGAGCCCCAGTCTGGGGCAGGAGAACCCAGAGCTTCCACAGATtaaagaggagcaggaggaactcaggaccagtcaggaggaagagcagcttcaaGGGCTGGAGGCTGATATCATAGAGTTCAAATTCACTCCCTCCTGTGTGAAAAGTGAATGTGATCAGGAGGACCCACTTCAGCCCTTCACTTCTCCCCAAACACAGActgtggagaacagagagagtgacCCTAAACAAGTGGATCTCACACCTTTTGTTACTGTGACCCACCTTAAGGGTCTCTACATTCCCTGTGACCCTCCAGATAATCAAAACAATACCTCAGGCCAAAGCTCAGCCGTGAGCAGCGGCCCAGCAGCACTTGACAGCAGCCCATCATTGGATCCCAACCCACCATTGGATTCCAGTCCGTCATTGGATCCAAGCCCATCATTGGATCCAAACCAGTCAATGGTGGAACACTGTTTCAAACCCAGCACCATGTCTAGAAAAACTCACCGCTGCCGTGACTGTGGCGAAATGTTTGCAATGAAAGCTGACCTGCAGAGGCATGTGACTCTCTTTAAGAGGCCCAGTGAATGTCGCTTCTGCAAAATAAACTACAACTCCACCTGTAAACTAAAGGCCCATGTCCGACTCTGTCACAGTGGGAAACCCTACACCAGCCCTGTTTGTGGCAAGACCTTCACACTCAAAGGGGATCTGTCCAAGCACATCAAGACTCACATGGGAGATAAATCATTTAAgtgtggtgactgtgggaaaagcttcaatcAGAAGTGGACCCTAAGGAAGCATaaactgactcacacaggagagaaaccatttatcTGTGGAGAATGTGGGAAAAGCTTCTATCAGAAGGGGGACTTAAGTAGGCATATacggactcacacaggagagaaattatTTCTCTGTGGTGAttgtgggaaaagcttcaatTTGAAAGGGAACCTTAGGAAGCATaaactgactcacacaggagagaaaccatttctCTGtgatgactgtgggaaaagcttcagtCAGAAGGGGACCCTAAGGAAGCATGaactgactcacacaggagagaaaccatttatcTGTGgagactgtgggaaaagcttcagtCAGAAGGGGACCCTAAGGAAGCATGaactgactcacacaggagagaaaccttttagctgtgatgACCGTGGGAAAAGCTTCACTCAAAAGTCTAACATGTGA